In Helianthus annuus cultivar XRQ/B chromosome 3, HanXRQr2.0-SUNRISE, whole genome shotgun sequence, a single window of DNA contains:
- the LOC110878278 gene encoding histone H4, whose product MSGRGKGGKGLGKGGAKRHRKVLRDNIQGITKPAIRRLARRGGVKRISGLIYEETRGVLKIFLENVIRDAVTYTEHARRKTVTAMDVVYALKRQGRTLYGFGG is encoded by the coding sequence ATGTCAGGAAGAGGGAAAGGAGGAAAGGGACTGGGAAAGGGAGGAGCAAAACGACACCGTAAAGTTCTCCGGGACAACATTCAGGGCATCACCAAACCGGCGATCCGACGGTTGGCGAGACGTGGGGGAGTGAAGCGTATAAGCGGACTGATATATGAGGAGACGCGTGGTGTTCTCAAGATCTTTCTAGAAAATGTAATTCGTGACGCCGTTACCTACACCGAGCATGCTCGCCGGAAAACTGTTACTGCTATGGATGTGGTTTATGCGTTGAAGCGTCAGGGACGCACTCTGTACGGTTTCGGTGGTTAG